The Breoghania sp. genome has a segment encoding these proteins:
- a CDS encoding thioesterase family protein, which yields MSPRPKPSARAAYRAFRTIQTRWMDNDIYGHMNNVVHYSLFDTAVNGWLIEQGVLDIHGGARVGLVVETGCRYFAEMAFPDVITAGIRVAHMGTSSVRYEVGLFRNDEDTASAEGFFIHVYVERSSRKPLPLDPGLRGALEEILVLT from the coding sequence ATGAGCCCGCGCCCGAAACCCTCCGCGCGCGCCGCCTATCGCGCCTTTCGAACCATCCAGACCCGCTGGATGGACAACGACATTTACGGCCACATGAACAACGTGGTCCATTATTCGCTTTTCGACACGGCGGTGAACGGCTGGCTGATCGAGCAGGGTGTGCTCGATATTCACGGCGGCGCGCGCGTCGGGCTGGTGGTGGAAACCGGCTGCCGTTATTTCGCGGAAATGGCCTTTCCCGACGTGATCACCGCGGGCATCCGGGTTGCGCATATGGGCACCTCCTCGGTGCGCTACGAGGTCGGGCTCTTTCGCAATGACGAGGATACAGCCAGCGCGGAAGGCTTTTTCATCCATGTCTATGTGGAGCGTTCAAGCCGAAAGCCGCTGCCGCTGGATCCCGGTTTGAGGGGCGCTCTGGAAGAGATTTTGGTGCTCACCTAA
- a CDS encoding aldehyde dehydrogenase family protein, producing the protein MSETVKLVSPVDGSIYIERPLATTGEIAGAIAAGKAAQADWAHVSIAERGKLCLAALEALLAMGEEIVPELAWQMGRPVRYGGEMGGVEERARYMVELAETALKDVVPAPKTGFTRYVKRVPVGLVLVIAPWNYPFLTAINTIIPALMAGNAVILKHAAQTLLVGERFQKAFDAAGLPKGLFQNIVLSHGQTEALLGSGDIDHINFTGSVAGGRAIERAAAGTFATMGLELGGKDPALVRADADLDYAIANLVDGAFFNSGQCCCGIERIYVHESVYDRFVDGFVELTNQYVLGNPLEEATTLGPMAQARFADWVREQTGEALRKGAKAMIDTSKYDLDKPGSPYIAPQVLTHVDHQMSVMREESFGPVVGIMKVHGDEDALPLMNDSPYGLTASIWTSDAEAAAAIGDRVETGTVFMNRCDYVDPGLVWTGVKDTGKGGALSSIGYEHLTRPKSYHLKTVL; encoded by the coding sequence ATGTCGGAAACCGTGAAACTCGTCTCTCCCGTCGATGGCTCGATCTATATTGAGCGCCCCCTGGCCACGACCGGCGAGATCGCCGGCGCGATCGCCGCCGGAAAGGCGGCGCAGGCCGATTGGGCGCATGTCTCCATCGCTGAGCGCGGCAAGCTGTGCCTGGCAGCCCTTGAGGCGCTTCTGGCCATGGGCGAGGAAATCGTGCCCGAGCTTGCCTGGCAGATGGGCCGTCCGGTGCGTTACGGCGGCGAAATGGGCGGCGTGGAAGAGCGCGCGCGCTACATGGTCGAACTTGCCGAGACCGCGCTGAAGGACGTCGTGCCCGCGCCGAAAACCGGGTTCACCCGCTATGTGAAGCGCGTGCCTGTGGGCCTCGTCCTCGTCATTGCGCCCTGGAACTATCCCTTCCTGACGGCCATCAATACCATCATCCCGGCGCTGATGGCGGGCAATGCGGTGATCCTGAAACACGCCGCCCAGACCCTGCTGGTCGGTGAACGCTTCCAGAAGGCGTTCGACGCGGCGGGCCTGCCCAAGGGCCTCTTCCAGAACATCGTTCTCTCGCATGGCCAGACGGAGGCTTTGCTTGGCTCCGGCGATATCGACCACATCAACTTCACCGGCTCGGTCGCCGGTGGCCGCGCCATCGAGCGCGCGGCGGCAGGCACCTTCGCCACCATGGGGCTTGAGCTTGGCGGCAAGGACCCGGCCCTGGTCCGCGCCGATGCCGATCTCGACTACGCCATCGCCAATCTCGTGGACGGCGCTTTCTTCAATTCCGGCCAGTGCTGCTGCGGCATCGAGCGGATCTATGTCCATGAAAGCGTCTATGACCGCTTCGTCGACGGTTTCGTGGAGCTGACCAACCAGTATGTGCTGGGCAACCCGCTGGAGGAGGCGACGACGCTCGGGCCCATGGCGCAGGCGCGCTTTGCCGACTGGGTGCGCGAACAGACCGGCGAGGCCCTTCGCAAGGGCGCCAAGGCGATGATCGACACCTCGAAATATGATCTCGACAAGCCCGGCTCGCCCTATATCGCGCCGCAGGTGCTCACCCATGTCGATCACCAGATGTCGGTGATGCGCGAGGAGAGCTTCGGACCCGTCGTCGGCATCATGAAGGTGCATGGCGACGAGGATGCGCTGCCCTTGATGAATGACAGCCCCTATGGGCTGACGGCCTCCATCTGGACCTCGGATGCGGAGGCTGCTGCCGCCATCGGTGACCGGGTGGAAACCGGGACGGTCTTCATGAACCGCTGCGATTATGTCGATCCGGGGTTGGTGTGGACCGGCGTCAAGGACACCGGCAAGGGCGGGGCGCTGTCCTCCATCGGCTACGAGCATCTGACGCGGCCGAAATCCTACCACCTGAAAACGGTGCTCTGA
- a CDS encoding efflux RND transporter periplasmic adaptor subunit, which translates to MNGTRVSWLKPFCLPSLVPLVLCAGLLAACGQDEETTANDAGPRPVLTETARRAAERVDGFSGVIKARFETRLAFRSLGRIVALPVDVGDQVKAGQTLARIDAQTYEAAVRQAEAQASSARARAENASASLRRARALFKKNTISSANLDVAEQANSAASAGLTEALATLAKARNALAYATLAAPFAGVVTERPAENGQVVAAGEPVLTLARSDIREAVVDIPGELVGGLSIGSPFTVRLQIDPRIVAQGEVREIAPQSDALTRTNRVRILLKSPPDAFRLGALITANAQGGKADALTVPAAAIFTKDGASFVWVVEAGKVARRAVTTGAALGKRLVIRSGLEPGELVVIAGVRSLEDGQAVTLAEEVRP; encoded by the coding sequence ATGAACGGAACGCGGGTGTCCTGGCTGAAACCGTTTTGCCTCCCATCCCTTGTGCCGCTGGTCCTGTGCGCCGGTCTGCTGGCGGCCTGCGGACAGGACGAGGAAACGACGGCGAACGATGCCGGCCCGCGTCCCGTCCTGACCGAAACCGCCCGACGCGCCGCTGAGCGCGTGGACGGGTTTTCCGGTGTCATCAAGGCCCGTTTCGAAACGCGGCTGGCTTTCCGCTCGCTCGGGCGCATCGTTGCGCTTCCGGTGGATGTGGGCGATCAGGTCAAGGCCGGGCAGACGCTCGCCCGCATCGATGCGCAGACCTATGAGGCCGCCGTGCGTCAGGCGGAGGCGCAGGCGTCCTCCGCCCGCGCGCGCGCCGAAAACGCTTCAGCAAGCCTCAGGCGCGCCCGCGCGCTGTTCAAGAAGAACACCATATCCTCCGCCAATCTCGATGTCGCCGAACAGGCAAACAGCGCCGCCTCCGCCGGGTTGACGGAGGCGCTGGCGACACTCGCCAAGGCGCGCAATGCGCTGGCCTATGCCACGCTCGCCGCGCCCTTTGCCGGTGTCGTCACCGAGCGTCCGGCGGAAAACGGTCAGGTGGTGGCCGCGGGCGAACCTGTGCTGACACTGGCGCGCAGCGATATCCGCGAGGCGGTTGTCGATATTCCCGGCGAACTTGTCGGCGGCTTGTCCATCGGCTCGCCCTTCACCGTCCGCCTGCAGATCGATCCCCGCATCGTGGCGCAAGGCGAGGTGCGCGAAATCGCACCGCAATCCGATGCCCTCACCCGGACCAACCGGGTGCGCATTCTGCTGAAATCCCCGCCCGACGCCTTCCGGCTGGGCGCGCTCATCACCGCCAATGCGCAAGGTGGCAAGGCGGATGCGCTGACCGTTCCCGCCGCCGCGATCTTCACCAAGGACGGGGCCTCCTTTGTCTGGGTGGTGGAAGCTGGCAAGGTGGCGCGTCGTGCGGTGACGACAGGAGCGGCTCTCGGCAAACGTCTTGTCATCCGCTCGGGGCTTGAACCGGGGGAGCTTGTCGTCATTGCCGGGGTGCGAAGCCTTGAGGACGGTCAGGCGGTAACGCTCGCCGAAGAGGTGCGCCCATGA
- a CDS encoding 3-hydroxyacyl-CoA dehydrogenase NAD-binding domain-containing protein, with amino-acid sequence MSNEKNTDTVHVAHRTAATGEIAVLTIDFPPVNAGSTAMRTALMGALEGLEPARLAGVILTGAGGNFVGGADIREFDAPAVPPHLPDIIAKIEALPVPVVAAMEGAALGGGYELALGCDARVAGPRAVVGLPETTLGLIPGSGGGVRVSRLVGEVRAIELVTSGHRVKSAEALELGMIDAIAEGDVVEAAIAHLEKMDGQKRILRELPALPGERQAVEAAKAAALKKGRGSLAVAEAIEAVRQAQTLPVGEALAAERETSLRIRRGPQSRALRHLFFAERAATKMPEGVEPGRVETVGIVGGGRMGQGIALAFAQAGLSVRIAERDATFLATAMKALETAAQDLAARGRIASAAALMERLLPAELEAMADCDLVVEAIIEDMEAKKALFGQLDQILRDDAILATNTSYLDIDEIAAATKLPGRVAGLHFFNPANVMRLVEVIDAEATTGKVLATLVALAKRIRKLPVVAKVGEGFIGNRVFAAYRQQAEFLIEEGALPWEIDAAIEDFGFAMGFFKVYDLAGLDIAWARRKRLAPTRDPKARYVEIPDVLCEMERFGRKTGSGWYDYASGKPVPDPKTEEVIAKEMARKGIEPRTFTADEIISRIMAAIVNEAALLLGEGIAARASDVDIVLVNGYGFPKLKGGPLHWAAAQPREAFLESVAAMADASGHGIEPAANLEAVLKEAEDL; translated from the coding sequence ATGTCCAACGAGAAAAACACGGACACTGTTCACGTCGCCCACCGCACCGCCGCCACGGGCGAAATCGCGGTGCTCACCATCGACTTTCCGCCCGTCAACGCCGGCTCCACCGCCATGCGCACGGCCCTCATGGGGGCTCTGGAAGGCCTGGAGCCTGCGCGTCTTGCCGGTGTGATCCTGACCGGTGCGGGGGGCAATTTCGTCGGCGGGGCTGATATCCGGGAGTTCGACGCGCCCGCCGTTCCTCCGCATCTGCCGGACATCATCGCGAAGATCGAGGCATTGCCCGTTCCGGTGGTCGCCGCCATGGAAGGCGCAGCGCTTGGCGGCGGCTATGAACTGGCTTTGGGCTGCGATGCCCGCGTCGCCGGTCCGCGCGCTGTCGTGGGCCTGCCGGAAACCACCCTCGGCCTCATTCCCGGGTCCGGCGGCGGTGTGCGTGTCTCGCGTCTTGTGGGGGAGGTTCGCGCCATCGAACTGGTCACCTCCGGTCACCGGGTCAAATCGGCGGAGGCGCTGGAACTCGGCATGATCGACGCGATCGCCGAGGGTGACGTGGTGGAGGCCGCGATTGCCCATCTTGAGAAGATGGACGGTCAAAAGCGCATCCTGCGCGAACTGCCCGCCCTCCCGGGCGAGCGGCAGGCGGTGGAGGCCGCCAAGGCGGCTGCCCTCAAGAAGGGGCGCGGTTCGCTTGCTGTTGCCGAAGCCATCGAGGCGGTTCGTCAGGCGCAGACCCTGCCGGTAGGTGAGGCGCTGGCCGCCGAACGCGAAACGAGCCTGCGCATTCGCCGCGGCCCGCAATCGCGCGCCTTGCGTCACCTCTTCTTCGCAGAACGCGCGGCAACCAAAATGCCCGAAGGTGTTGAACCGGGCAGGGTGGAAACCGTCGGCATTGTTGGCGGCGGGCGCATGGGGCAGGGCATTGCGCTTGCCTTCGCGCAGGCGGGGCTCTCCGTGCGCATCGCCGAGCGCGACGCCACCTTCCTGGCCACCGCCATGAAGGCGCTGGAAACGGCTGCGCAGGATCTGGCCGCGCGCGGGCGCATTGCTTCCGCTGCGGCCCTCATGGAGCGCCTGCTTCCCGCAGAGCTTGAGGCCATGGCCGATTGCGATCTCGTGGTGGAGGCGATCATCGAGGACATGGAGGCCAAGAAGGCGCTCTTCGGCCAACTCGATCAGATCCTGCGCGACGATGCGATCCTCGCGACCAACACCTCCTATCTCGACATCGACGAGATCGCGGCGGCGACGAAGCTGCCGGGCCGCGTGGCGGGGCTGCATTTCTTCAACCCGGCCAATGTCATGCGGCTGGTGGAAGTGATTGACGCGGAGGCGACGACTGGCAAAGTGCTGGCCACACTGGTCGCGCTGGCCAAACGCATCCGCAAGCTGCCGGTGGTCGCCAAGGTCGGCGAGGGCTTTATCGGCAACCGGGTCTTTGCCGCCTATCGCCAGCAGGCGGAGTTCCTGATCGAGGAAGGCGCGCTTCCCTGGGAGATCGATGCGGCCATCGAAGACTTCGGTTTCGCGATGGGCTTCTTCAAGGTCTACGATCTGGCCGGTCTCGACATCGCCTGGGCCCGCCGCAAGCGCCTTGCGCCCACCCGCGATCCCAAGGCCCGCTATGTCGAGATCCCGGACGTGTTGTGCGAGATGGAGCGCTTCGGCCGCAAGACCGGAAGCGGCTGGTACGACTATGCCTCCGGCAAGCCGGTGCCCGACCCGAAGACGGAAGAGGTGATCGCGAAGGAGATGGCCCGCAAGGGCATCGAGCCGCGCACATTCACCGCGGATGAGATCATCTCCCGCATCATGGCGGCCATCGTCAACGAGGCAGCGCTGTTGTTGGGCGAGGGGATCGCCGCGCGCGCCTCCGATGTCGATATCGTGCTGGTCAATGGCTACGGCTTTCCGAAACTCAAGGGCGGCCCGCTGCATTGGGCGGCAGCCCAACCGCGCGAGGCGTTCCTTGAAAGCGTTGCCGCCATGGCGGATGCTTCAGGCCACGGCATCGAGCCTGCCGCCAATCTGGAGGCGGTGCTGAAAGAGGCGGAAGACCTGTAG
- a CDS encoding GMC family oxidoreductase N-terminal domain-containing protein — protein MARETYDYIVVGSGSAGSVLANRLSADPSNRVLVLEAGGKDNWIWFHIPVGYLFAIGNPRSDWCFKTRAEPGLNGRSLIYPRGKVIGGSSAINAMIYIRGQAGDYDHWRQLGLNGWGWEDVLPIFKAHEDHFLGSSDIHGSGGEWRVEAPRVRWDILDRYRDAAIECGVPDIADFNSGDNEGASYFQVNQRRGVRWSAARGFLKPVLNRPNLTLETGCSVDKLTFEGNRVTGVEWIQDGVRRSATAKREVVLSSGSIGSVQILQRSGIGDGAHLSSLGIPVVADRKGVGANLQDHLQLRMIYKVSGVRTLNETYHNLFRRAWMGVEYAVNRSGPLTMAPSQLGIFTRSGDDVDRADLQFHVQPLSLDKFGEPLHRFPAFTTSVCNLRPESRGHIRITTPELDAAPEIAPNYLSHERDREVAARSLRIARKITAAPALSAFNPQEYLPGPSVGEDDASLAKAAGDIGTTIFHPVGTAKMGLASDPGAVVDERLRVFGVEGLRVADASIMPTITSGNTNSPTIMIADKASKMILEDNRG, from the coding sequence ATGGCGCGGGAGACGTACGACTATATTGTTGTGGGATCCGGCTCTGCCGGATCGGTGCTGGCCAACCGCCTGTCGGCGGATCCATCAAACCGGGTGCTCGTGCTGGAAGCGGGCGGCAAGGACAACTGGATCTGGTTCCACATTCCCGTTGGCTATCTATTCGCCATTGGCAATCCGCGGTCCGACTGGTGTTTCAAGACCCGCGCCGAGCCCGGCCTCAACGGGCGGTCCCTCATCTATCCGCGCGGCAAGGTCATTGGCGGGTCGTCGGCCATCAACGCCATGATCTATATTCGCGGTCAGGCGGGTGATTATGACCATTGGCGTCAGCTCGGCCTCAATGGCTGGGGCTGGGAGGATGTTCTTCCCATCTTCAAGGCTCACGAGGATCATTTCCTCGGATCGAGCGACATTCACGGCTCTGGCGGCGAATGGCGTGTGGAAGCCCCGCGCGTGCGCTGGGACATTCTCGACCGTTACCGCGATGCGGCGATCGAATGCGGTGTGCCGGACATTGCCGACTTTAACAGCGGCGACAATGAAGGGGCGTCCTATTTCCAGGTCAACCAGCGCCGCGGTGTGCGCTGGTCTGCGGCTCGCGGCTTCCTGAAGCCCGTCCTGAACCGCCCGAACCTCACCCTTGAAACGGGTTGCTCGGTCGACAAGCTGACGTTTGAGGGCAATCGCGTCACCGGTGTGGAGTGGATACAGGACGGAGTGCGCCGGTCTGCCACCGCGAAGCGTGAGGTGGTGCTTTCTTCCGGTTCCATCGGCTCGGTGCAGATCCTCCAGCGTTCCGGCATCGGTGATGGCGCGCATCTCTCCTCGCTTGGCATTCCGGTGGTGGCCGACAGGAAGGGCGTCGGCGCGAACCTTCAGGATCACCTCCAGCTTCGCATGATCTACAAGGTCTCCGGGGTGCGTACGCTCAACGAGACCTATCACAACCTCTTCCGACGGGCGTGGATGGGGGTCGAATATGCGGTGAACCGCTCCGGTCCGCTCACCATGGCGCCCTCGCAGCTCGGCATCTTCACCCGCTCCGGCGACGATGTGGACCGCGCCGACCTGCAATTCCACGTTCAGCCGCTCTCGCTCGACAAGTTCGGCGAACCGCTGCACAGGTTCCCCGCTTTCACCACCAGCGTGTGCAATCTGCGCCCCGAAAGCCGGGGCCATATCCGCATCACGACGCCGGAGCTGGATGCTGCCCCGGAAATCGCGCCCAACTACCTTTCTCACGAGCGCGACCGCGAGGTTGCTGCGCGCTCGCTTCGCATCGCGCGCAAAATCACCGCCGCTCCGGCGCTTTCTGCCTTCAATCCGCAGGAATATCTGCCCGGTCCATCGGTCGGGGAAGACGATGCCTCTCTGGCCAAGGCCGCAGGCGATATCGGCACGACCATCTTTCACCCTGTCGGCACCGCGAAGATGGGGCTCGCCTCCGATCCGGGCGCGGTCGTCGATGAACGGCTGCGCGTTTTCGGCGTGGAGGGCCTTCGTGTGGCGGATGCCTCCATCATGCCCACCATCACCTCCGGCAACACCAACTCGCCCACCATCATGATCGCCGACAAGGCGTCGAAAATGATCCTTGAAGACAATCGCGGCTGA
- a CDS encoding iron-containing alcohol dehydrogenase, with translation MTTSPTANWSYPTSIRFGAGRISELARAAKSAGFSRPLFVTDPGLAGLPITAAAMDVLKREGMEAQLFSDVQPNPVSANVAAGVEAYKAGGHDGVIAFGGGSALDAGKCIAFMTGQTRPIWDFEDVGDWWKRADPDGIAPIVAVPTTAGTGSEVGRAGVISNEETHTKKVIFHPLMLPKVVICDPELTVGMPPAITAGTGMDALAHCLEAYCAPSYHPMSEGIALEGMRLVKEALPRAYADGTDIEARAHMMSAAAMGATAFQKGLGAIHSLSHPVGAIYNTHHGLTNAVFMPYVLMQNRAAIEAKMGRLSAFLELPKPGFDGFLDWVMEMRSNLAIPHTLAELGLNSDKADLIAEMAVVDPTAGGNPVELTVEGARAIFDAAMSGTL, from the coding sequence ATGACGACATCGCCCACTGCAAACTGGTCCTACCCCACCTCCATCCGTTTCGGCGCAGGCCGCATCAGCGAGCTTGCCCGCGCGGCGAAATCTGCGGGCTTTTCGCGCCCGCTCTTTGTCACCGATCCCGGCCTTGCCGGTCTGCCGATCACAGCCGCCGCGATGGATGTGCTGAAGAGGGAAGGCATGGAGGCGCAGCTTTTCTCAGATGTGCAACCCAACCCCGTTTCCGCCAATGTCGCGGCGGGCGTAGAAGCCTACAAGGCGGGCGGGCATGACGGCGTGATCGCCTTTGGCGGTGGGTCTGCACTCGATGCGGGCAAGTGCATCGCCTTCATGACGGGCCAGACCCGCCCGATCTGGGATTTCGAGGATGTGGGCGACTGGTGGAAACGCGCCGATCCAGACGGCATCGCCCCCATCGTTGCCGTGCCGACGACAGCGGGCACCGGTTCCGAAGTGGGGCGCGCGGGTGTGATCTCCAACGAGGAGACCCACACCAAGAAGGTCATCTTCCACCCGCTCATGCTGCCCAAGGTTGTGATCTGCGATCCGGAGCTCACTGTTGGCATGCCGCCGGCCATTACAGCGGGCACCGGCATGGATGCGCTCGCCCACTGCCTTGAGGCCTATTGTGCGCCCTCCTATCACCCGATGTCGGAAGGCATCGCTTTGGAAGGCATGCGCCTGGTCAAGGAAGCCCTGCCGCGCGCCTATGCGGACGGAACCGATATCGAAGCCCGCGCGCACATGATGTCGGCGGCTGCCATGGGCGCCACCGCCTTCCAGAAGGGGCTGGGCGCCATCCATTCGCTCTCCCACCCCGTCGGCGCGATCTACAACACCCATCACGGCCTGACCAATGCGGTCTTCATGCCCTATGTGTTGATGCAGAACCGGGCGGCCATCGAGGCGAAGATGGGGCGTTTGTCGGCGTTCCTCGAATTGCCCAAGCCCGGCTTCGATGGTTTCCTTGACTGGGTCATGGAAATGCGCAGCAATCTCGCCATCCCCCACACGCTCGCCGAACTCGGCCTCAACAGCGACAAGGCGGATCTGATTGCGGAAATGGCTGTCGTCGATCCGACCGCGGGCGGCAACCCGGTGGAACTGACCGTCGAAGGCGCGCGCGCCATCTTCGATGCGGCGATGTCCGGGACGCTTTGA
- a CDS encoding efflux RND transporter periplasmic adaptor subunit has protein sequence MRACALVLAATGLLLLGGCGREDSAVSKEPAQRVETVTVEMEPYRKLFTLTGEIEARNEVALSFEVGGRVLDVRVDVGAHVEKGQVLARVDPTEQEADVVAAEASVSAAEAQLNTARAAFERQKSLLARGFTTRSDYDEAERVLKTAQGSLDAAQAQVSSAQSDLSDTTLRAEAAGVITKRNVDPGQVVGAAQSVFTLAPDGERDAVFLVQEQLLTRKPPQDITIELVSDPQVSVAGYLREVSPLISATTGTVLIKVGLENAPPAMQLGAAVSGTITEELAASVARLPWQALVASEGKPSVWVVDEKDMTVSLRAIEIERYDSSTILVQSGLAVGERVVTRGSQLLRPGETVADVPRDADRDNDAAEAGQ, from the coding sequence ATGCGCGCCTGTGCGCTCGTGCTGGCGGCAACGGGGCTGTTGCTGCTTGGCGGATGCGGCCGGGAAGACAGCGCGGTGAGCAAGGAGCCCGCCCAGCGCGTCGAAACCGTCACCGTGGAAATGGAGCCCTACCGCAAGCTTTTCACCCTCACCGGCGAGATCGAAGCGCGCAACGAAGTGGCATTGTCTTTCGAGGTCGGCGGTCGCGTTCTGGACGTTCGTGTGGATGTGGGCGCGCATGTGGAAAAGGGACAGGTGCTCGCGCGCGTCGATCCGACCGAGCAGGAGGCCGACGTGGTCGCGGCCGAGGCGTCCGTGTCTGCCGCAGAAGCGCAACTGAATACCGCCAGGGCCGCCTTTGAGCGGCAGAAATCGCTTCTGGCGCGAGGGTTCACAACCCGCAGCGACTATGACGAGGCCGAACGCGTTCTGAAAACTGCGCAAGGCTCGCTCGATGCCGCGCAAGCGCAGGTCTCCTCCGCGCAGAGCGATCTCTCCGATACGACCCTTCGCGCCGAGGCGGCCGGTGTCATCACCAAGCGCAATGTCGATCCCGGTCAGGTCGTCGGTGCCGCGCAAAGCGTCTTCACACTGGCCCCGGACGGCGAGCGGGACGCCGTTTTCCTTGTTCAGGAACAGCTGCTGACACGCAAACCGCCACAAGACATCACGATCGAGCTCGTCTCCGACCCTCAGGTTTCGGTCGCTGGCTATCTGCGCGAAGTGTCGCCTCTCATCAGCGCGACCACCGGCACCGTGCTGATCAAGGTCGGGCTTGAGAACGCACCGCCCGCCATGCAGCTCGGCGCGGCCGTTTCCGGCACAATCACGGAAGAACTCGCCGCCTCGGTCGCCCGTCTGCCCTGGCAGGCGCTGGTGGCGTCCGAAGGCAAGCCGTCAGTCTGGGTGGTCGACGAGAAGGACATGACCGTCTCGCTGCGCGCGATCGAGATCGAGCGTTACGATTCCAGCACCATCCTCGTGCAGAGCGGCCTTGCCGTCGGCGAGCGCGTCGTCACCCGTGGCTCGCAGCTTCTGCGACCGGGCGAGACGGTGGCCGATGTGCCCCGTGACGCGGATCGAGACAACGATGCTGCGGAGGCAGGGCAATGA
- a CDS encoding pseudouridine synthase, with the protein MPDQRPFTYDPPAGPLTILHEDADILVAAKPSGLLSVPGKAADHADCMISRLNGLYPEATLVHRLDCPTSGVMVFARNRASHRHLGLQFERRKLSKTYVARVWGEVMEDEGVIDKPMRCDWPNRPRQMIDFELGRPALTRWKVEAREDGVTRVRLFPETGRSHQLRVHMADLGHAILGDAIYADDAAFAAAPRLQLHAETLTLRHPQGGAEMTFRDPCPF; encoded by the coding sequence ATGCCCGACCAGCGTCCCTTCACATACGACCCGCCCGCGGGGCCTTTGACGATCCTGCACGAGGATGCCGACATCCTCGTAGCAGCGAAACCGTCCGGGCTGCTGTCCGTGCCGGGCAAGGCGGCGGATCACGCCGATTGCATGATCTCCCGGCTGAATGGGCTTTACCCCGAAGCCACATTGGTCCACCGGCTCGATTGCCCGACCTCCGGCGTCATGGTTTTTGCGCGAAATCGCGCCAGCCACCGTCATCTTGGTCTTCAGTTCGAACGCCGCAAACTCTCCAAGACCTATGTCGCCCGTGTCTGGGGCGAGGTGATGGAGGACGAGGGGGTGATCGACAAGCCCATGCGCTGCGACTGGCCGAACCGACCGCGTCAGATGATCGATTTCGAGCTGGGTCGCCCGGCGCTCACCCGCTGGAAGGTGGAGGCGCGCGAGGATGGCGTGACCCGTGTTCGCCTGTTCCCCGAAACGGGCCGCTCGCATCAGCTGCGCGTTCACATGGCCGATCTGGGGCACGCCATTCTGGGCGACGCCATTTATGCCGACGACGCGGCCTTCGCAGCAGCGCCACGCCTCCAGCTCCACGCCGAAACCCTGACCTTGCGCCACCCGCAAGGCGGGGCGGAAATGACCTTCCGGGACCCCTGTCCCTTCTGA